In Pleurocapsa sp. PCC 7319, the following are encoded in one genomic region:
- a CDS encoding bifunctional riboflavin kinase/FAD synthetase, producing MFITSSIGQIKTPTAIALGNFDGLHQGHQIVLKPIIHFIQPLQQSHVYPSVVSFTPHPREFFTGGKLQLLTPIPEKAQQLSNMGIEQLILLPFDRNMASLTPQQFVEQILVKQLHTRQISVGLDFRFGYQREGTAQDLQRIASSFGIAVNLNSLRKYQDYNSQAVRVSSSLIRQALLRGEIAVANKMLGRPYSLSGIVVTGKQLGRTIGFPTANLQLPEEKFLPRYGVYSVDVLLNQAVVKGVMNIGCRPTVAGEAPTIEVHLLNWSGNLYGHTMKVNLLKFLRPEQKFPSVEALKQQITKDCQAVLNN from the coding sequence GTGTTTATTACATCTTCCATTGGACAAATAAAGACGCCTACGGCGATCGCTCTTGGTAATTTTGATGGTCTTCACCAAGGGCATCAAATAGTGCTGAAACCGATTATTCATTTTATTCAACCCCTGCAACAGTCTCACGTCTATCCATCTGTAGTTAGCTTTACTCCTCACCCACGAGAGTTTTTTACTGGGGGCAAACTGCAACTTTTAACTCCTATTCCCGAAAAAGCTCAACAGCTCTCTAATATGGGAATTGAGCAATTAATTCTCTTGCCATTTGATCGAAATATGGCTTCTCTTACTCCACAGCAGTTTGTTGAGCAAATATTAGTTAAACAACTACATACGAGGCAAATAAGTGTTGGTTTAGATTTCCGTTTTGGGTATCAAAGAGAAGGAACAGCACAAGACTTACAAAGGATTGCCTCAAGTTTTGGGATCGCAGTAAATCTCAATTCTCTAAGAAAATATCAAGACTACAATAGTCAGGCAGTGCGAGTCAGTAGTTCGTTAATTCGTCAAGCTCTGCTTCGAGGAGAAATCGCTGTTGCCAATAAAATGTTAGGTAGACCCTACAGTTTGAGCGGAATAGTAGTCACAGGAAAACAGTTGGGTCGAACTATTGGTTTTCCCACAGCGAATTTGCAACTTCCTGAGGAAAAGTTTTTACCCCGATACGGTGTTTATTCAGTGGATGTTTTACTCAATCAAGCTGTAGTTAAAGGAGTAATGAATATTGGCTGCCGTCCTACTGTTGCCGGAGAAGCCCCTACTATCGAGGTTCATCTACTAAATTGGTCGGGAAATTTATACGGTCATACTATGAAAGTTAATCTACTCAAGTTTTTGCGTCCAGAGCAAAAGTTCCCTTCGGTGGAAGCTTTGAAACAACAAATAACTAAGGATTGTCAAGCAGTATTAAACAATTGA
- a CDS encoding Tex family protein: MIDIRQTIAQELALPSRNINNALNLWLEGGTVPFIARYRKEQTGSLDEVQLRNIFERYTYLDELEKRKEKILEEIASQDKLTAQLKGQIEACLNKIELEDLYLPYKPKRRTRATIAREKGLEPLADWIVAQNKPQVSSVNLTKEASNYINIEQGVENSEQALAGASDILAESVAEQADIRAYLREYFLKRGVFTSRIKNDYPEGSTKYEMYRDYTYGVSKIPPHNILALYRGETEGVLSVDIAFDESEVMTYLEQKVIKTKAARMREFYQVMLKDAFNRLLKPSLIREVRSDRKDYADLESIQTFEANLRNLLLASPAGMKPTLAIDPGFRTGCKVVVLSDTGKFLEYQAIYPHTGEGKRKQAAQAVKELIDQYQIALIAIGNGTASRETDQFIGEVCQHLEQKPIKVIVNESGASIYSASEVAREEFPDLDLTVRGAISIGRRLQDPLAELVKIDPKSIGVGQYQHDVNQKLLKQKLEESVESCVNYVGVDLNTASKELLTFVSGISTTVANNIVAYRNEKGAFKNRKELLKIAKLGKKTYEQAAGFLRIRNGDNPLDNTAVHPESYQVIKQIAQTLKVPLEQISKVGERLKVLDLKQFVTEDIGLPTLQDAIAELEKPGRDPREQFKYATFQDGIAEISDLTEGMVLEGVVTNVVNFGAFVDIGVHQDGLVHISQLCDRFVTDPNEIVKVGQVVKVRVLDVNEKLKRIGLSIKQAS, translated from the coding sequence ATGATAGATATTCGGCAGACAATTGCTCAAGAACTTGCGTTACCATCTCGCAACATCAACAATGCCCTAAATTTGTGGCTAGAAGGGGGAACAGTTCCTTTTATTGCCCGCTATCGTAAAGAGCAGACTGGCTCCCTAGACGAAGTGCAGCTCAGAAATATTTTTGAACGCTATACCTATTTAGATGAACTAGAAAAGCGTAAAGAGAAAATCTTAGAAGAAATTGCCTCTCAGGATAAATTAACCGCTCAGCTTAAAGGTCAAATTGAAGCTTGTTTGAATAAAATCGAACTAGAAGATTTATATTTGCCCTATAAACCTAAGCGGCGCACGAGAGCTACTATCGCGAGGGAGAAAGGTTTAGAACCTTTGGCTGATTGGATTGTAGCCCAAAATAAACCTCAGGTATCATCGGTAAATTTGACCAAAGAAGCCAGCAATTATATTAATATTGAACAAGGTGTAGAGAATTCTGAACAAGCTTTAGCAGGAGCTTCAGATATTTTAGCCGAATCAGTGGCAGAGCAAGCAGATATTAGAGCTTATTTACGAGAATATTTCTTGAAGCGGGGAGTGTTTACTTCACGAATTAAAAATGATTACCCCGAAGGTAGTACTAAATACGAAATGTATCGTGATTATACCTATGGTGTAAGTAAGATTCCCCCTCATAATATCTTGGCGTTGTATCGTGGAGAGACAGAAGGGGTCTTAAGTGTAGATATTGCTTTTGATGAGTCTGAAGTGATGACTTATCTGGAACAAAAGGTAATTAAGACTAAGGCTGCTCGAATGAGGGAATTCTATCAGGTAATGCTCAAAGATGCCTTTAATCGTCTGCTTAAACCTTCATTAATTCGAGAGGTGAGAAGCGATCGCAAAGATTATGCCGACCTAGAATCAATTCAAACCTTTGAAGCTAATTTACGTAATCTCTTACTTGCTTCTCCTGCGGGAATGAAACCTACCCTGGCGATCGATCCAGGTTTTCGGACTGGTTGTAAAGTGGTAGTTCTGTCGGATACAGGTAAGTTTCTAGAATATCAGGCAATTTATCCCCATACTGGCGAAGGGAAACGAAAACAAGCAGCTCAAGCCGTTAAAGAGTTGATTGATCAATACCAAATTGCCTTAATTGCCATTGGTAATGGTACGGCTTCCCGCGAAACCGATCAGTTTATCGGCGAAGTTTGTCAACACCTGGAACAAAAACCAATCAAGGTAATCGTTAATGAATCTGGTGCATCTATTTATTCCGCTAGTGAAGTAGCCCGAGAAGAATTTCCTGATTTAGATCTTACCGTTCGGGGAGCAATTAGCATTGGTAGAAGATTGCAAGATCCCTTGGCAGAACTGGTAAAAATTGATCCTAAATCCATTGGAGTGGGTCAATACCAACATGATGTGAATCAAAAGTTACTCAAACAAAAGCTTGAGGAAAGCGTGGAAAGCTGTGTTAACTATGTAGGAGTGGATCTAAATACTGCTTCTAAAGAATTGCTGACCTTTGTATCAGGAATTTCCACAACTGTTGCTAATAATATTGTGGCTTATCGCAATGAAAAAGGAGCATTTAAGAATAGAAAAGAACTATTGAAAATTGCCAAGTTGGGCAAAAAAACCTACGAACAAGCAGCAGGATTTTTACGTATTCGTAACGGTGATAATCCCTTAGATAATACAGCAGTACATCCCGAGAGCTATCAAGTAATCAAGCAAATAGCCCAAACCCTTAAGGTACCTTTGGAACAGATTAGCAAAGTAGGAGAACGGCTCAAAGTTCTTGACCTCAAACAATTTGTTACTGAAGATATTGGCTTACCCACCCTGCAAGATGCGATCGCAGAATTGGAAAAACCAGGACGAGACCCTAGGGAACAGTTTAAGTATGCTACTTTCCAGGATGGTATTGCTGAAATTAGCGATCTAACTGAAGGGATGGTTTTAGAAGGTGTGGTTACTAACGTAGTCAATTTTGGCGCATTTGTGGATATTGGAGTACATCAAGATGGTTTAGTACATATATCTCAATTGTGTGATCGCTTCGTTACCGACCCTAATGAAATTGTCAAAGTGGGACAGGTAGTAAAAGTTAGAGTTCTAGATGTTAATGAAAAGCTGAAACGTATTGGCTTATCGATTAAGCAAGCAAGTTAG
- a CDS encoding DUF2288 domain-containing protein, translating into MPNLQERLRQDIADISWQDLLPHAKRDAIIVVKEELDLSEVGMAIAEDNTVSVKTWITKQSISKPTADQLANWNKEPQKQFTTLIVQPFVIVKEVKN; encoded by the coding sequence ATGCCTAATTTACAAGAACGACTAAGGCAAGACATTGCCGATATCTCTTGGCAAGACTTACTACCTCACGCTAAGCGGGATGCAATTATCGTCGTCAAAGAAGAGTTAGATTTATCGGAAGTCGGGATGGCGATCGCTGAGGATAACACGGTCTCAGTTAAAACCTGGATTACTAAGCAATCAATTTCTAAGCCTACTGCCGATCAATTAGCTAATTGGAATAAAGAACCTCAAAAACAGTTTACGACCTTAATTGTGCAGCCTTTTGTGATTGTCAAAGAAGTGAAAAATTAG
- a CDS encoding DUF3122 domain-containing protein produces the protein MVNFSLLMSDKLLNKISRQVTRYYRLILLVNLTLVISFISWSICLPAIALLRQHHETPDVLRYHAQDSLKDRDGNTWQVVLFPDKTQIDNTKYYLRLVGFPGINSFNHPQSLEILTSEGNVLTAKDDYQQSAPAPNVGQYDLTSIVPQLPQKGTLKLAVPLQENRELALKIPREVLTEWQLLARELEG, from the coding sequence ATGGTTAATTTTTCACTATTGATGTCCGATAAATTACTAAACAAAATTAGTCGTCAAGTTACTCGCTATTATCGTTTAATTTTATTAGTAAATTTAACTCTAGTTATTAGTTTCATTTCTTGGAGTATCTGTTTACCAGCAATAGCACTATTAAGACAGCATCATGAAACGCCTGATGTTTTACGTTACCATGCTCAAGATTCTTTAAAAGACCGTGACGGGAATACTTGGCAGGTAGTGTTGTTTCCTGATAAAACTCAGATTGATAACACAAAATATTATTTACGCTTAGTAGGATTTCCAGGAATTAACTCTTTTAATCATCCTCAATCATTAGAAATACTGACTTCAGAGGGAAATGTGTTAACAGCTAAAGATGATTATCAGCAGTCTGCTCCCGCCCCTAATGTAGGTCAATATGATTTAACTTCAATAGTGCCTCAACTCCCTCAAAAAGGTACTTTGAAATTAGCTGTACCTTTACAAGAAAATCGGGAATTAGCTTTAAAAATTCCGAGAGAAGTGCTAACAGAATGGCAGCTGCTAGCCCGTGAACTAGAGGGATGA
- a CDS encoding Crp/Fnr family transcriptional regulator has protein sequence MQSLVYEQTTSFFNSGDELPKTSGYIWLIVAGVVKTYTVSESGIWITLGFWGKQDVVGQPLSCVNPYFLKCMSDVTTKAIPRSQWRTFSQEFFYHAQQTQQLLFIVRNTRIAKRLWLLLKWLANKFGRVVQQGKLIDFKITHQELADAIGTTRITVTKILNQFEREGLILRPKTKCIILKQ, from the coding sequence TTGGTATACGAACAAACAACTTCATTCTTCAACTCTGGAGATGAATTACCCAAAACTTCAGGATACATATGGTTAATTGTCGCTGGTGTAGTTAAAACCTATACCGTTAGTGAATCAGGTATATGGATTACATTAGGATTTTGGGGGAAACAAGATGTGGTGGGTCAGCCTCTATCTTGTGTCAATCCTTACTTTCTAAAATGCATGAGCGATGTTACTACCAAAGCAATTCCTCGTTCTCAATGGAGAACCTTTTCTCAAGAATTTTTCTATCATGCACAGCAAACACAACAGTTATTATTCATTGTTCGCAATACAAGAATAGCTAAGCGATTGTGGTTGCTCTTGAAATGGCTCGCCAATAAATTTGGACGAGTAGTTCAGCAAGGAAAATTGATTGATTTCAAAATTACTCATCAAGAATTGGCTGATGCGATCGGAACTACCAGAATTACAGTGACCAAAATCCTCAATCAATTTGAACGTGAAGGTCTCATTCTTCGACCAAAAACTAAATGTATTATTCTTAAACAGTAA
- a CDS encoding 2-hydroxychromene-2-carboxylate isomerase codes for MKKIVDFYYSIGSRYSYLASTQIETLEQEFDCQIVWHPVNSARLIKQGGISPFEGEPVSGQYEWNYREQDAKRWAKFYAIPYIEPRGRVNFDSELLARACTVAQRLGKEKDYSRLLFRAMFTSSLSQIYEKECVTCAEACGISTDDFQSLLAEKETMSQLNRTINRALESGVFGVPTFIVSGELFWGNDRIILLRHYLKTIN; via the coding sequence ATGAAAAAAATTGTTGATTTTTACTATTCTATTGGTAGCCGTTATTCATATCTTGCATCTACTCAGATTGAAACCCTAGAACAAGAATTTGATTGTCAGATTGTATGGCATCCAGTTAATAGCGCAAGACTGATTAAGCAAGGTGGCATTAGTCCTTTTGAAGGAGAGCCAGTTTCTGGGCAATACGAATGGAATTATCGTGAACAGGATGCCAAGCGATGGGCTAAATTCTACGCTATTCCCTATATTGAACCTCGTGGTCGAGTAAATTTTGACTCAGAGTTGCTGGCACGAGCTTGTACAGTTGCACAGCGTCTAGGCAAAGAAAAAGATTATAGTCGCTTGCTATTTAGAGCCATGTTTACCAGTTCATTATCCCAAATATATGAAAAAGAATGTGTTACCTGTGCCGAGGCTTGTGGTATATCGACTGATGATTTTCAAAGCCTGCTTGCAGAAAAAGAGACTATGAGCCAACTTAATAGGACAATTAACCGTGCACTCGAGTCTGGAGTTTTTGGAGTTCCCACATTTATTGTTTCGGGAGAACTTTTTTGGGGAAATGACCGAATTATTTTATTACGCCATTATTTAAAAACAATAAATTGA
- a CDS encoding Crp/Fnr family transcriptional regulator: MLLSQQLNLKRKGEELSLQLYEKGTEVSILDSGIWQVYRGVVQLSRVQLDGSEIVLGWVTANGIFSNGLDSSSVPYRAIALSDVYIKRYSLKDITRYPQLGRQFLAQFSDRLIKSEKLLAIVAIKRVEDRLREFLLMLKQEMGQDVSDGIRLQTRFTHQQLAEAICTTRVTITRILGDFQNQGWVYFDSDRHIVIKNF, from the coding sequence ATGCTTTTGAGTCAACAACTAAATCTAAAAAGAAAGGGAGAGGAGTTATCTCTACAACTATATGAAAAGGGAACTGAAGTTAGTATTTTAGATTCAGGTATTTGGCAAGTTTATCGGGGTGTCGTGCAGTTAAGCCGAGTTCAGCTTGATGGCAGTGAGATTGTTTTAGGCTGGGTAACGGCAAATGGCATTTTTAGCAATGGTTTGGATAGTTCCTCTGTCCCTTATCGGGCGATCGCACTGTCAGATGTTTATATCAAACGTTATTCTCTCAAGGATATTACTAGATACCCTCAATTAGGTAGACAATTTCTGGCTCAATTTAGCGATCGCCTAATAAAATCAGAAAAATTGCTAGCTATAGTTGCCATTAAACGAGTAGAAGACCGTCTTCGAGAGTTTCTGTTAATGCTGAAACAAGAAATGGGACAAGATGTTAGCGATGGTATTCGTTTGCAAACCCGTTTTACTCACCAACAATTAGCTGAAGCGATTTGCACTACCAGAGTTACAATTACTAGAATACTGGGAGATTTTCAAAATCAGGGCTGGGTTTATTTTGATAGCGATCGCCACATTGTTATTAAAAACTTTTGA